The Cervus canadensis isolate Bull #8, Minnesota chromosome X, ASM1932006v1, whole genome shotgun sequence genome contains a region encoding:
- the LOC122435762 gene encoding melanoma-associated antigen 9-like: protein MGLVDSHDIHRGFQEPGDEGEGLRPESTGQRAEEVQALPGVKGANLKTMASVGKMKYQEVRRTREVTGPCYEMHYYQDYFLVFLNQASEYLQLVFGLEVKEVGPSEHTYILVPTLGLTLNEMLRDGQRFPKASLLVVILCLISVKDKHVPAEEIWGALSRMAVCPGREHYIYGEPRELLSQVWVREMYLEYQQVSHCNSTRYEFL, encoded by the exons ATGGGGCTGGTGGACTCTCATGACATCCACAGG GGGTTCCAGGAACCAGGAGACGAAGGTGAAGGTCTGAGGCCCGAGTCCACAGGTCAGAGAGCAGAGGAGGTCCAGGCACTGCCAGGGGTCAAG GGAGCCAATTTGAAGACCATGGCCTCAGTAGGTAAGATGAAGTACCAGGAAGTTCGCAGGACCAGGGAGGTGACAGGCCCTTGCTACGAGATGCACT ATTACCAGGACTACTTCCTGGTGTTCCTCAATCAAGCCTCAGAGTACCTGCAGCTGGTCTTTGGTTTAGAGGTGAAGGAGGTGGGCCCCAGTGAGCACACCTATATCCTGGTCCCCACCCTGGGTCTCACCCTCAATGAGATGCTGAGGGATGGGCAGAGGTTTCCCAAGGCCAGCCTCTTGGTGGTGATCCTGTGCCTAATCAGTGTGAAGGACAAACACGTCCCTGCAGAGGAAATCTGGGGAGCACTCAGCAGGATGGCAGTGTGTCCCGGGAGGGAGCACTACATCTATGGGGAGCCCAGGGAGCTGCTGAGCCAAGTGTGGGTGCGGGAGATGTACCTGGAGTACCAGCAGGTGTCTCATTGCAACTCCACTCGCTACGAGTTCCTGTGA